One part of the Mycolicibacterium aromaticivorans JS19b1 = JCM 16368 genome encodes these proteins:
- a CDS encoding wax ester/triacylglycerol synthase family O-acyltransferase, which produces MSGTVDVNGLPDELGPLDMLLHRGEANPRTRSGIMALEILDSTPDWTRFRNAFENASRKVLRLRQRVVVPTLPTAAPRWVVDPDFNLDFHVRRVRVPEPGTLREVLDLAEVSLQSPLDISRPLWTATLVEGLEGGKAATLLHLSHAVTDGVGATAMFAEIYDLEREPAPRPAPPLPVPQDLTPNDLMREGLNQLPGAIVGGLLGAVAGGLGVVGRVVRNPGTAVWDVVDYARSGRRVVARAADPSPLLRRRSLSSRSEAIEMRLSDLRAAAHAAGGSINDAYLAGLCGALRRYHEALGVPVNSLPMAVPVSLRAEADPAGGNRFAGVNLAAPIGVVDPAVRIQKIRKQMTSRREEAAIDLMGAIAPVVGLLPDAVLEAMSGAVIASDVQASNVPVYAGDTYIAGAKVLRQYGIGPLPGVAMMVVLVSRGGFATITARYDRASITDEDLFAQCLRDGFDEVLSLAGDPPPRVVPASFPDDVNDSAQPSPNGSVAY; this is translated from the coding sequence ATGAGCGGGACCGTCGACGTCAACGGTCTGCCGGACGAGCTCGGCCCCCTCGACATGCTGCTGCATCGCGGCGAGGCCAATCCGCGGACCCGGTCGGGAATCATGGCGCTGGAAATTTTGGACAGCACGCCGGATTGGACCCGGTTCCGGAACGCGTTCGAGAACGCGTCGCGCAAGGTGCTCCGACTGCGCCAGCGGGTCGTCGTACCGACATTGCCGACTGCCGCACCGCGCTGGGTGGTCGACCCCGACTTCAACCTCGACTTCCACGTCCGCCGGGTGCGCGTCCCCGAGCCCGGCACTCTGCGTGAGGTGCTCGACCTCGCTGAGGTGAGCCTGCAGTCGCCGCTGGACATCTCGCGGCCGCTGTGGACGGCCACCCTGGTCGAAGGACTCGAAGGCGGCAAGGCCGCCACCCTGCTGCACCTCAGTCACGCCGTCACCGACGGCGTCGGCGCCACCGCGATGTTCGCCGAGATCTATGACCTCGAACGCGAGCCGGCGCCGAGGCCTGCTCCGCCACTTCCGGTGCCGCAGGACCTCACGCCCAACGACCTGATGCGCGAAGGGCTCAACCAGTTACCCGGCGCCATCGTCGGCGGGCTGCTTGGCGCCGTCGCCGGCGGCTTGGGCGTGGTTGGCCGCGTGGTGCGCAACCCCGGCACCGCCGTGTGGGACGTCGTCGACTACGCCCGCTCCGGACGTCGGGTGGTGGCCCGCGCCGCCGACCCGTCCCCGCTGCTGCGCCGGCGCAGCCTGTCGTCACGCAGCGAGGCGATCGAAATGCGGCTGTCCGACTTACGCGCGGCCGCTCACGCCGCGGGCGGCTCGATCAACGACGCCTACCTCGCCGGGTTGTGCGGGGCGTTACGGCGCTACCACGAAGCGCTCGGCGTACCGGTGAACAGCCTGCCGATGGCGGTGCCGGTGAGCCTGCGGGCCGAGGCCGACCCGGCCGGCGGCAACCGGTTCGCCGGGGTCAACCTTGCCGCACCGATCGGCGTGGTGGACCCGGCGGTGCGGATCCAGAAGATTCGCAAACAGATGACCTCTCGGCGCGAGGAGGCGGCCATCGATTTGATGGGCGCCATCGCGCCAGTCGTCGGGCTGCTTCCCGACGCCGTCCTCGAGGCGATGAGTGGCGCGGTCATCGCCTCGGACGTGCAGGCCAGCAACGTGCCGGTCTACGCCGGCGACACCTACATCGCCGGTGCAAAAGTGCTGCGGCAGTACGGTATCGGTCCGCTGCCCGGCGTCGCGATGATGGTGGTACTGGTCTCTCGCGGCGGGTTCGCGACGATCACCGCGCGCTACGACCGCGCCTCGATCACCGACGAGGACCTGTTCGCCCAGTGTCTGCGTGACGGTTTCGACGAGGTGCTGTCGCTGGCCGGCGATCCGCCGCCGCGCGTGGTGCCCGCATCCTTCCCCGATGACGTCAACGACTCCGCCCAACCCAGCCCGAACGGATCGGTGGCTTACTGA
- a CDS encoding HAD-IB family hydrolase/lysophospholipid acyltransferase family protein → MSDTEMRLPGSVAEVMASPEGPQIGAFFDLDGTLVAGFTAVILTRERFRSRDMGIGELITMIAAGLNHQLGRLEFEELITKASQALRGRALSDLHEIGDRMFVQQIEKRIYPEMRELVHAHMERGHTVVLSSSALTLQVEPVARFLGIESTLTNRFEVDENDVLTGEVVRPILWGPGKANAVQKFAADNDIDLKQSYFYADGDEDVALMYLVGNPRPTNPEGKMAAVARRRGWPILRFSSRGSGGLMGQVRTLLGVGALVPAATGAIWWGTLTRSRRRGLNFFTTAFPNLLLAVNGVKLHVLGEENLRKQRPAVFIFNHRNNADPVITASLLRDNWTGVGKKELKDDPVVGTLGKLVDTVFIDRDDPKAALETMHEVENLVAKGLSIMIAPEGTRLDTRTVGQFKKGPFRLAMAAGVPVVPIVIRNAQVIASRDSSTMNPGEVDIVVYPPLSVADWTLDDLSERIEGVRQLYLDTLKNWPTDEVPMHDIYQKAPAKKAAKKAPAKKAAAKKAPAKKAATKSQSPSAKGRR, encoded by the coding sequence ATGAGCGATACGGAGATGCGCCTGCCCGGCTCGGTTGCCGAGGTGATGGCCAGCCCCGAGGGACCGCAGATCGGGGCCTTCTTCGATTTGGACGGCACGCTGGTGGCCGGGTTCACCGCCGTCATCCTGACTCGGGAGCGGTTCCGCAGCCGTGACATGGGTATCGGAGAACTCATCACGATGATCGCGGCGGGCCTGAACCATCAGCTCGGCCGACTCGAATTCGAAGAGCTGATCACCAAGGCGTCGCAGGCCCTCCGGGGACGCGCATTGAGCGATCTGCACGAGATCGGCGACCGGATGTTCGTGCAGCAGATCGAGAAGCGGATCTATCCCGAGATGCGCGAACTGGTGCACGCGCACATGGAACGCGGTCACACCGTCGTGCTCAGTTCCTCGGCGCTGACCCTTCAGGTCGAACCCGTGGCCCGCTTCCTCGGCATCGAGAGCACGCTGACCAACCGATTCGAGGTCGACGAGAACGACGTGCTGACCGGCGAGGTGGTGCGGCCCATCCTGTGGGGCCCCGGCAAGGCCAACGCTGTCCAGAAGTTCGCCGCCGACAACGACATTGACCTCAAACAGTCGTACTTCTACGCCGACGGCGACGAGGACGTCGCGCTGATGTATCTGGTCGGCAACCCGCGGCCGACCAACCCCGAAGGCAAGATGGCTGCGGTGGCCCGCCGGCGCGGCTGGCCGATCCTGCGGTTCTCCAGCCGCGGCAGCGGCGGCCTGATGGGCCAGGTGCGCACGCTGCTCGGCGTTGGCGCGCTGGTGCCCGCCGCGACCGGCGCCATCTGGTGGGGGACGCTGACCCGCAGCCGGCGGCGTGGCCTGAACTTCTTCACCACCGCGTTCCCGAACCTGCTGTTGGCCGTCAACGGGGTGAAGCTCCACGTCCTCGGCGAAGAGAACCTGCGCAAGCAGCGGCCTGCGGTGTTCATCTTCAACCACCGCAACAACGCCGATCCCGTCATCACGGCGTCGCTGTTGCGGGACAACTGGACCGGCGTCGGCAAGAAGGAACTGAAGGACGACCCCGTCGTCGGCACGCTGGGCAAGCTGGTCGACACCGTCTTCATCGACCGGGACGACCCCAAAGCCGCCCTCGAAACCATGCACGAGGTCGAGAATCTGGTTGCGAAGGGTCTGTCGATCATGATCGCGCCCGAAGGCACCCGGTTGGACACCCGGACCGTCGGCCAGTTCAAGAAGGGGCCCTTCCGGCTGGCCATGGCCGCAGGAGTTCCGGTCGTTCCGATCGTGATCCGCAACGCCCAGGTGATCGCCTCACGGGATTCCTCGACCATGAATCCGGGCGAAGTGGATATTGTTGTGTATCCACCGCTTTCGGTCGCGGACTGGACGTTGGACGACCTGTCGGAGCGGATCGAAGGCGTTCGTCAGCTGTATCTGGACACGCTGAAGAACTGGCCGACCGACGAGGTGCCGATGCACGACATCTACCAGAAGGCGCCGGCGAAAAAGGCTGCCAAGAAAGCGCCCGCCAAGAAGGCGGCAGCGAAGAAGGCGCCGGCCAAGAAAGCCGCCACCAAGTCGCAGTCGCCGAGCGCCAAGGGCCGTCGATGA
- a CDS encoding glycerol-3-phosphate 1-O-acyltransferase — MTHTDHLADFSTTDDALVLASVSSKAEFELLNDWLHAQRRAHPDTKVEVLRLPAGDPPPGVVAQLVEELGVGEDRLVVPVRVFWVPGGLPTRVKVVGLISGRDTYRPPEVLQRRILRRDPSRARIVAGEPAKVSELRQQWHENTVGDSPRDFARFVLRRARLAIERMELRLLGPEYKSPQLITDELMSSTRFMEGLEKIPDADPAKAEEMLNELATGWSRFSVDLIPNLGRAIFSRGFDPRIDYDSMEIESMRRGLEDHPAVLLWSHRSYLDGVIVPVAMQENRLPPAHTFAGINLSFGFMGPLMRRSGVIFLRRKLDDPVYKYVLRQFVGYIVEKRFNLSWSIEGTRSRTGKMLPPKLGLLAYVADAYLDGRSEDILLQPVSISFDQLHETTEYAAYARGGEKTPESAEWLYKFIKAQGERNYGKIYVRFPEAVSMRQYLGEPGGSIASDEAAKRLAMQKMAFEVAWRILRVTPINASGLVSALLLTTRGRALTLNQLHHTLQDSLDYLQRKQNPVTNSALRLRTPDGVRAAVDALSNGHPVTRVDGGHEPVWRIAPEHEHEAAFYRNTLIHAFLETSIAELALAHAGRAPDGDRVEVFWDQAMRLRDLLKFDFYFADSAAFREHLAEEMSWQRDWEVQVAAGGDAVDNLLRDKKPLMAHAMLRPFIEAYTIVADVLCDAPSDVEEKELTKMALGVGAQYAAQGRIRSNESVSALLFTTARQVAADQNLLQAGPDLRERRAAFLHELRSILTDMDRIHEFSSAQFYARELRQRE; from the coding sequence ATGACCCACACCGACCACTTGGCCGACTTCAGCACCACCGACGACGCGCTGGTGCTGGCATCGGTGTCGTCGAAGGCCGAGTTCGAGCTACTCAACGACTGGCTGCACGCGCAACGGCGGGCACACCCCGACACCAAGGTCGAGGTGCTGCGCCTGCCTGCCGGCGATCCGCCGCCCGGCGTGGTGGCCCAACTCGTCGAAGAACTGGGTGTCGGGGAGGACCGGCTGGTCGTCCCGGTGCGGGTATTCTGGGTGCCCGGTGGGCTGCCAACCCGGGTCAAGGTCGTCGGCCTGATCTCCGGACGGGACACCTACCGGCCGCCAGAAGTGCTGCAGCGCAGAATTCTTCGCCGCGATCCGTCCCGCGCACGCATCGTCGCCGGCGAACCGGCGAAGGTCTCCGAGCTGCGCCAGCAATGGCACGAGAACACCGTCGGCGACAGCCCCCGGGACTTCGCCCGCTTTGTGTTGCGCCGCGCCAGGCTCGCGATCGAGCGGATGGAGTTACGGCTCCTGGGCCCGGAATACAAGTCGCCGCAGTTGATCACTGACGAACTGATGTCCTCCACGCGATTCATGGAGGGCCTGGAGAAGATCCCCGATGCCGACCCCGCCAAAGCCGAGGAGATGCTCAACGAGCTCGCCACGGGCTGGAGCAGGTTCTCGGTCGACCTGATCCCCAACCTGGGGCGAGCGATCTTCAGCCGGGGCTTCGATCCCCGAATCGACTACGACAGCATGGAAATCGAGTCGATGCGGCGCGGCCTCGAAGACCATCCGGCGGTCTTGCTGTGGTCGCACCGGTCCTACCTCGACGGCGTCATCGTCCCGGTTGCGATGCAGGAGAACCGGCTTCCGCCGGCGCACACCTTCGCCGGGATCAACCTCTCGTTCGGGTTCATGGGTCCGCTGATGCGCCGCTCCGGCGTGATCTTCCTGCGCCGCAAGCTTGACGACCCGGTGTACAAGTACGTGTTGCGGCAGTTCGTCGGCTACATCGTCGAGAAGCGATTCAACCTCAGCTGGTCGATCGAGGGCACCCGGTCACGCACCGGAAAGATGTTGCCGCCCAAGCTCGGACTGCTCGCCTACGTCGCCGATGCGTATCTGGACGGCCGCAGTGAAGACATTCTGCTGCAACCGGTGTCGATCAGCTTCGACCAGTTGCACGAGACCACCGAATACGCGGCCTACGCCCGGGGTGGCGAGAAGACGCCGGAGAGCGCCGAATGGCTGTACAAGTTCATCAAGGCTCAGGGCGAACGCAACTACGGCAAGATCTACGTCCGCTTCCCCGAAGCGGTTTCGATGCGCCAATACCTCGGGGAACCGGGCGGCTCGATCGCCTCGGATGAGGCCGCTAAACGGCTGGCCATGCAGAAGATGGCCTTCGAGGTGGCCTGGCGGATTCTGCGGGTGACACCGATCAACGCCAGCGGCCTCGTGTCGGCGCTGCTGCTCACCACCCGCGGCCGTGCGTTGACGCTCAACCAGCTGCACCACACCTTGCAGGACTCGCTGGATTACCTTCAGCGCAAACAGAACCCGGTCACCAACAGCGCGCTGCGGCTACGAACGCCGGACGGGGTGCGGGCCGCGGTCGACGCGTTGTCCAACGGTCATCCGGTGACCCGGGTCGACGGCGGTCACGAGCCGGTGTGGCGCATCGCGCCGGAGCACGAGCACGAGGCGGCCTTCTACCGGAACACCCTGATCCACGCATTCCTGGAGACGTCGATCGCCGAACTGGCGCTGGCTCATGCCGGCCGCGCACCCGACGGAGACCGGGTGGAGGTGTTCTGGGATCAGGCGATGCGCCTGCGCGACTTGCTGAAGTTCGACTTCTACTTCGCCGACTCCGCGGCCTTCCGCGAGCACCTCGCCGAAGAGATGTCGTGGCAACGCGATTGGGAGGTCCAGGTCGCCGCGGGCGGCGACGCGGTGGACAACCTGCTGCGCGACAAGAAGCCGCTGATGGCGCACGCCATGCTGCGGCCGTTCATCGAGGCCTACACGATCGTCGCCGACGTGCTGTGTGACGCACCGAGCGACGTCGAAGAGAAGGAGCTCACCAAGATGGCCCTGGGCGTGGGCGCCCAGTACGCCGCCCAGGGCCGAATCCGCAGCAACGAGTCGGTGTCGGCGCTGCTGTTCACGACAGCGCGGCAGGTTGCCGCAGACCAGAATCTGCTGCAGGCCGGGCCGGATCTGCGGGAGCGGCGAGCGGCGTTCCTGCACGAACTGCGCAGCATCCTGACCGACATGGACCGCATCCACGAGTTCTCCAGTGCCCAGTTCTATGCCCGTGAGCTCAGGCAGCGCGAGTAG